In Sporocytophaga myxococcoides DSM 11118, the following are encoded in one genomic region:
- a CDS encoding class I SAM-dependent rRNA methyltransferase, giving the protein MNRIVKLKPKKEKAVLNKHPWVFSGAVAKANAKDGDIVEVVDADNRFLAYGFYSSESQIVCRLFEWDKSKDKFDEAYWSGKIERALQLRKSIIDFSSTNAYRLLHAEGDFLPGLIADVYKDTLVLQISITGIEQRKELFFDIFKKLGYSSIYLRSSGSSKKNLDVKSEGVWIAGEDKGPFEVLENGLKFLIDVVEGQKTGFFLDQRDNRELVKRFSSNKIVLNAFSYTGGFSVYAQAGGAEEVHSLDISSDAVKGAQDNVLLNFPTASHKSIAKDCFEFLKEMPENYYDLIILDPPAFAKSAAAVDRAARGYKDINMRAFRKIKKGGMLFTYSCSQHITKDLFQKIIFGAAADSGRNVRILFQLHQPADHPVNLYHPEGEYLKGLALWVE; this is encoded by the coding sequence ATGAACAGAATAGTAAAGTTAAAACCAAAGAAGGAAAAGGCTGTATTAAACAAACATCCTTGGGTCTTCTCTGGTGCAGTGGCTAAGGCAAATGCAAAAGATGGAGATATTGTTGAAGTTGTAGATGCTGATAATAGGTTTCTTGCCTATGGATTTTATTCTTCAGAGAGCCAGATTGTATGTAGGTTGTTTGAGTGGGACAAAAGCAAAGATAAATTTGATGAAGCATATTGGTCAGGCAAAATTGAAAGAGCGCTTCAGTTAAGAAAATCAATTATTGATTTTAGCTCAACGAATGCTTACAGACTACTTCATGCGGAAGGAGATTTTTTACCAGGACTTATTGCGGATGTTTATAAAGATACTTTGGTTTTGCAAATAAGCATTACTGGGATAGAACAAAGGAAGGAGCTATTCTTTGATATATTCAAAAAGTTAGGATATTCATCTATTTACCTCAGATCAAGCGGGAGTTCAAAGAAGAATCTTGATGTCAAGTCTGAAGGTGTTTGGATTGCCGGAGAAGATAAAGGCCCCTTTGAAGTATTGGAAAATGGACTTAAGTTTTTGATAGATGTTGTAGAAGGCCAGAAGACAGGCTTTTTCCTTGATCAGCGCGATAATCGTGAATTAGTAAAACGTTTTTCCTCTAATAAAATAGTTCTCAACGCTTTTAGTTATACAGGAGGATTCTCTGTATATGCTCAAGCAGGAGGAGCAGAGGAAGTGCATTCTCTGGATATCTCATCAGATGCAGTGAAAGGTGCTCAAGACAATGTTTTGCTGAACTTCCCCACGGCTTCGCATAAATCCATAGCAAAGGATTGTTTCGAATTTTTGAAAGAAATGCCGGAGAACTATTATGATCTCATCATTCTGGATCCTCCCGCATTTGCTAAATCCGCTGCAGCAGTTGACAGGGCTGCCAGGGGTTATAAAGACATAAACATGCGTGCATTCAGGAAGATTAAAAAGGGAGGAATGCTTTTCACTTACTCATGTTCACAGCATATAACTAAAGACTTGTTTCAAAAAATCATTTTTGGTGCTGCTGCTGATTCGGGAAGAAATGTGAGAATTCTTTTTCAGTTGCACCAGCCAGCAGATCATCCTGTTAATCTTTATCATCCGGAAGGTGAATATCTGAAAGGCCTTGCTTTGTGGGTGGAGTAG
- a CDS encoding secondary thiamine-phosphate synthase enzyme YjbQ: protein MKCIQKTFVLPAFKRGFHLITNKIESEVPELKNVSAGLAHVFIHHTSASLTINENADPTVRQDFESHFNKMVPENVPYYKHTLEGPDDMPAHIKASLMGSSISIPVTRGSFNLGTWQGIYLCEHRNHASGREITVTIFGE from the coding sequence ATGAAATGTATTCAAAAGACTTTTGTTCTGCCTGCATTTAAAAGGGGATTTCATCTGATCACTAATAAAATTGAATCTGAAGTTCCTGAATTGAAAAACGTTTCTGCAGGATTGGCTCATGTCTTTATTCACCATACCTCAGCAAGTCTTACCATTAATGAAAATGCTGATCCGACAGTTAGGCAAGACTTTGAAAGTCATTTCAACAAAATGGTACCTGAGAATGTGCCTTACTATAAGCATACTTTGGAAGGACCCGATGATATGCCAGCTCATATTAAGGCATCGTTAATGGGCAGCTCAATAAGCATTCCTGTCACTCGAGGAAGTTTTAATCTGGGAACATGGCAGGGAATTTATTTATGCGAACATCGTAATCATGCATCAGGCAGGGAAATTACCGTAACGATCTTTGGGGAGTAG
- a CDS encoding META domain-containing protein, giving the protein MKWLLPYIFAVLLFFLGCQQNHLNQNGTNPWVPNAELYGLWSGSWPCPDCDVLAYKLTIQRSGLFREESVKVNGKGNSEILEGTWQMINDSVLSLNKMDGSKAKFLFKRNELGLLNEKGSSVRNQYILYRSNAEVKLEESEKMRKGGIDFITDLDEKWKLTIDFEKEAVFQFPEGEVIRAALNDKIDPDRNIWKFTSSAPGSFLSIELTKDICIDSISGESIPYKVLISAEGLRNKGVSRFTGCGSFLGDWRLHDIWALRSFNGKEIDATNFDKGIPYLEFNIREGKIFGNAGCNAISGSFIQSKSILAIGSIASTKMLCNAYSFEQDLLSALSRKNFKYKFDGLKLTLSDEKNVLDFSKVD; this is encoded by the coding sequence ATGAAATGGCTCTTGCCTTATATTTTCGCGGTTCTGTTGTTTTTCCTTGGATGTCAACAAAATCATTTAAACCAGAACGGTACTAATCCATGGGTTCCCAATGCAGAGCTATATGGTCTCTGGAGCGGGAGTTGGCCATGCCCTGATTGCGATGTTCTGGCCTATAAGCTAACTATTCAAAGATCGGGGTTATTCAGGGAGGAGTCTGTGAAGGTTAATGGAAAAGGCAATTCGGAAATTTTGGAAGGCACCTGGCAAATGATCAATGATAGCGTTCTTAGCTTGAATAAGATGGATGGAAGCAAAGCAAAGTTTCTATTTAAAAGAAATGAGCTTGGCCTGCTTAATGAGAAAGGATCTTCAGTTCGAAATCAATATATTTTATACAGATCTAATGCTGAAGTCAAACTTGAAGAGAGTGAAAAAATGCGTAAGGGAGGGATTGATTTTATTACGGACCTGGATGAAAAGTGGAAGCTTACGATCGATTTTGAAAAAGAAGCTGTATTTCAATTCCCTGAAGGGGAAGTTATAAGGGCTGCACTTAATGATAAAATTGACCCTGATCGCAACATTTGGAAATTCACTAGTTCTGCTCCCGGATCTTTTCTATCAATTGAGCTCACGAAGGATATTTGTATAGATAGCATTTCAGGAGAATCAATTCCTTATAAAGTTTTAATATCTGCCGAGGGCTTAAGAAACAAAGGTGTCTCAAGATTTACCGGGTGCGGGAGTTTTTTGGGAGATTGGCGCCTTCACGATATATGGGCTCTAAGATCATTTAATGGTAAAGAAATTGACGCAACAAATTTTGATAAAGGTATTCCTTACCTTGAATTTAATATCAGAGAAGGAAAAATTTTTGGAAATGCTGGTTGCAATGCTATTAGTGGAAGTTTTATCCAGAGCAAAAGCATTCTGGCGATCGGATCTATTGCTTCAACCAAAATGCTTTGTAATGCTTATTCCTTCGAACAGGATCTTCTGTCAGCTCTTTCCCGGAAAAATTTTAAATATAAATTCGACGGACTTAAGCTTACTTTATCCGACGAAAAGAATGTCCTGGATTTTTCAAAAGTTGATTAA
- a CDS encoding NAD(P)H-dependent flavin oxidoreductase, with product MNRVNQLFEIEYPIIQAGMVWCSGWKLASAVSNAGGLGLIGAGSMYPEVLKEHLVKCKQATSHPFGVNVPLLYPDIDKIIKIIIEEEIKIVFTSAGNPSTWTKILKENGIKVVHVVSSVKFAKKSEDAGVDAVVAEGFEAGGHNGREETTTFCLVPMVKEAVKIPVIAAGGIATGRGMLAAMALGADGVQIGSRFAISEESSAHINFKNRVTNSAEGETVLTLKSVTPVRLLKNKFYEEVKQAEEKGADPISLKNLLAKGRAKKGIFEGDLNDGELEIGQVSAQIKDIKPASQILKEIWEDYLSHKKQLCAL from the coding sequence ATGAATAGAGTCAATCAATTATTCGAAATTGAATATCCGATTATACAAGCGGGAATGGTTTGGTGCAGCGGCTGGAAGCTGGCTTCAGCAGTTAGTAATGCTGGTGGCCTCGGCTTGATAGGAGCAGGCTCTATGTATCCAGAGGTTTTAAAAGAACATTTGGTCAAATGCAAACAAGCTACTAGCCACCCTTTTGGAGTGAATGTCCCCCTCCTTTATCCGGATATAGATAAAATTATTAAAATCATTATTGAAGAAGAAATTAAAATTGTTTTCACTTCTGCTGGCAACCCCTCTACATGGACCAAAATTTTGAAGGAGAATGGTATTAAGGTCGTTCATGTGGTATCAAGTGTCAAATTTGCCAAAAAATCTGAAGATGCGGGAGTAGATGCGGTTGTAGCCGAAGGTTTTGAAGCAGGAGGTCACAATGGCCGGGAAGAAACAACTACTTTTTGTCTGGTACCAATGGTTAAAGAAGCGGTAAAAATTCCTGTTATAGCAGCGGGTGGTATAGCGACAGGCAGAGGAATGTTGGCGGCTATGGCTTTAGGTGCAGATGGAGTGCAAATAGGAAGTCGGTTCGCAATTAGTGAAGAATCTTCTGCACATATCAATTTTAAAAACAGAGTTACAAATTCTGCAGAGGGTGAAACAGTGTTGACTCTTAAATCTGTGACCCCGGTGAGATTGCTTAAAAATAAATTTTATGAGGAAGTAAAACAAGCTGAAGAAAAAGGAGCTGATCCGATATCATTAAAAAATTTACTTGCAAAAGGCAGAGCTAAGAAAGGGATATTTGAAGGGGACCTCAATGATGGAGAACTTGAAATAGGTCAGGTTTCTGCACAAATCAAAGACATTAAACCGGCAAGTCAGATTTTAAAAGAAATCTGGGAAGATTACCTAAGTCACAAAAAACAACTGTGTGCCCTTTAA
- a CDS encoding DUF6435 family protein produces MWNLIKYFQQQKLRKYYTKLRLDALEARKNGDIKRSLALNAMADKLMSDVIYS; encoded by the coding sequence ATGTGGAATCTCATTAAATATTTTCAACAACAAAAGCTGAGAAAATACTATACAAAACTCAGGCTTGACGCGCTTGAAGCCCGTAAGAATGGAGATATAAAAAGATCGCTGGCATTAAATGCCATGGCTGACAAGCTTATGAGCGATGTAATTTACAGTTAG
- a CDS encoding GH3 auxin-responsive promoter family protein — protein MILNLIMKNILKRRIGHIERFMKNPHEIQEQLFFDLVQKGKNTEWGKKYGYNSIKSAEAFKNSVPVSPYESLFPYIDRMMQGQQNILWPTKISWFSKSSGTTNAKSKFIPVSKEALYHCHYKGGKDLLCLFFNNNPHSKLFNGKNLAIGGSYYKNPKWKDSFYGDVSAVIMANLPMWAQYSRTPDLTIALMDEWEQKIEKMAKATLSENVTCISGVPTWTIVLLNRILELTGKKNMLEVWPNFEVFYHGAVAFSPYREIFKNFFPAPSVDYMETYTASEGFFGIQDQKGSDELLLMLDYGIYYEFIDIDHQDDEFPKSYSLHEVELDKSYAMVISTNAGLWRYKIGDTVKFTSLSPYRIRITGRTKHFINAFGEELMVENAETAVSKAGMKTSSIVSNFTAAPVFFEGNKNGRHEWVIEFSQSPKDLHQFSQILDEELKVVNSDYEAKRYKDIALQQPIIHSVPQGTFYKWMKQRGKLGGQNKVPRLSNSREFVEDILKNLNL, from the coding sequence ATGATTCTGAATCTTATAATGAAGAATATTCTCAAGAGGCGTATAGGCCATATTGAGCGTTTTATGAAAAATCCTCATGAGATTCAGGAACAATTATTTTTTGACCTTGTCCAAAAAGGAAAAAATACGGAGTGGGGAAAAAAGTATGGCTATAATTCCATTAAGTCTGCTGAAGCATTTAAAAACTCTGTACCAGTATCACCCTATGAATCTTTGTTTCCATACATAGATCGTATGATGCAGGGCCAGCAGAATATTCTTTGGCCCACTAAAATCTCCTGGTTCTCGAAATCATCCGGGACCACTAATGCAAAAAGTAAATTTATACCAGTTTCCAAAGAGGCGTTGTATCATTGTCACTATAAAGGTGGGAAAGACCTGCTCTGCCTTTTCTTTAATAATAACCCCCACAGCAAGTTATTCAATGGGAAAAACCTTGCAATAGGCGGCTCCTATTATAAAAACCCGAAGTGGAAAGATTCATTTTATGGTGATGTTTCTGCTGTAATCATGGCCAATCTGCCTATGTGGGCTCAGTACTCAAGAACACCTGATCTCACTATTGCTTTGATGGATGAGTGGGAACAGAAAATTGAGAAAATGGCCAAAGCCACACTAAGTGAAAATGTAACCTGTATCAGCGGTGTTCCTACCTGGACCATCGTTCTATTAAACAGGATACTCGAACTTACAGGCAAAAAGAACATGCTTGAAGTATGGCCGAACTTTGAGGTTTTCTATCATGGTGCAGTGGCATTCTCTCCTTATAGGGAAATATTCAAAAACTTCTTTCCAGCTCCCTCTGTGGATTACATGGAAACCTATACTGCCTCGGAAGGATTCTTCGGAATTCAAGACCAGAAAGGATCAGACGAACTGCTTCTGATGCTGGATTATGGCATTTATTATGAATTCATTGATATCGATCACCAGGATGATGAATTCCCAAAAAGCTATTCCCTGCACGAAGTTGAGCTTGATAAGAGCTATGCTATGGTAATTTCTACCAATGCAGGTTTGTGGAGATACAAAATTGGAGATACAGTAAAATTTACTTCCCTTTCACCTTATCGCATCAGAATAACCGGAAGGACCAAGCATTTTATAAACGCCTTTGGTGAAGAACTAATGGTCGAAAATGCAGAAACGGCTGTTTCCAAAGCAGGCATGAAAACCAGCTCTATTGTGAGTAACTTTACTGCTGCCCCTGTATTCTTCGAAGGGAATAAAAATGGAAGACATGAATGGGTTATAGAATTTTCTCAGTCACCAAAGGACCTGCATCAATTTTCCCAAATATTAGACGAAGAGCTTAAAGTCGTAAATTCTGACTATGAAGCAAAACGATATAAAGATATTGCCCTTCAGCAACCGATTATTCATTCAGTACCACAAGGGACTTTTTACAAGTGGATGAAGCAGAGAGGTAAGCTGGGCGGTCAGAATAAAGTGCCCAGACTCTCCAACTCTCGTGAATTTGTAGAGGATATTTTAAAGAATTTAAACCTCTAA
- the lptB gene encoding LPS export ABC transporter ATP-binding protein: protein MILRAEHLIKRYKARTVVNNVSVEVKQGEIVGLLGPNGAGKTTSFYMIVGLIKPNEGKIFLEDEEITKLPMYQRAKRGVGYLAQEASVFRTLTVEENIMAVLEMTKLSKADQKQKLQELLDEFSLNHVRKNIGMVLSGGERRRTEIARALAVDPKFVLLDEPFAGVDPIAVEEIQSIVAKLKNKNIGILITDHNVNETLSITDRAYLLFEGKILKSGTAEELAADEQVRRVYLGKHFELKRKI, encoded by the coding sequence ATGATACTCAGAGCGGAACATTTAATTAAGAGATATAAAGCCAGAACCGTAGTTAACAACGTTTCGGTAGAAGTTAAACAAGGGGAAATCGTAGGACTGCTGGGACCGAATGGAGCCGGAAAAACTACTTCATTCTATATGATAGTGGGCCTCATAAAACCCAATGAAGGAAAAATTTTTCTGGAGGATGAAGAAATAACCAAACTCCCTATGTACCAGAGGGCAAAAAGAGGAGTAGGTTACTTAGCACAGGAAGCTTCAGTTTTCAGAACACTTACAGTGGAAGAAAACATTATGGCAGTTCTGGAAATGACTAAACTTTCCAAAGCAGACCAAAAGCAAAAACTTCAGGAACTTCTTGATGAATTCAGCTTAAACCATGTGAGAAAAAATATAGGCATGGTGCTTTCAGGAGGAGAAAGAAGAAGGACAGAAATAGCCCGAGCTCTTGCCGTAGATCCGAAGTTTGTGTTATTGGATGAGCCGTTTGCTGGTGTAGACCCAATTGCGGTTGAAGAGATACAATCAATTGTTGCTAAACTAAAGAATAAAAATATCGGTATTCTTATTACTGACCACAATGTAAACGAAACACTTTCCATTACGGACAGGGCTTACCTTTTATTTGAAGGAAAGATTCTAAAATCAGGTACTGCAGAAGAACTTGCGGCGGATGAGCAGGTTAGAAGAGTTTATCTTGGAAAACATTTCGAATTGAAAAGAAAGATCTAA
- the recJ gene encoding single-stranded-DNA-specific exonuclease RecJ, whose protein sequence is MEKRWVFKHVPPAQNIESLSQAININASLSSLLIQRGINTFEEARDFFRPSLENLHDPYLMKDMDKAVSRLCEAMDNEEKILIYGDYDVDGTTSVTLVYGFLSNYYENLEFYIPDRYKEGYGISKTGIDWAQENGFSLIISLDCGIKSSNEIAYATEQGIDFIVCDHHKPGDIIPIACAVLDPKRSDCDYPYKELSGCGVGFKLMQALCIDLGLEEEVLFSFLDLVAVSIASDIVPITGENRILTYHGLKVLNESPRPGMKALIDISGVSKELTINNIVFGVGPRINAAGRIAHAKHAVHLLIAKDQDEADLLAEKINEKNKVRKDFDLNITDEAIRMIQDKVALDSKSTVLFKNDWHKGVIGIVASRCIEKYYRPTIILTENNGMATGSARSVDGFDVYEAIAKCSDLLEQFGGHTYAAGLTMKLENIKAFQEKFEQVVSCDIRQEDLIPKLDIDLKIELSQINQKFYNILKQLAPFGPGNMDPVFLSENVRDDGSARLLKDQHLKLRISQDGFNPIEAIGFNMVEPFKRISKGEPFNICYHIYENEFNGKKTLQLFIKDIKFVNN, encoded by the coding sequence ATGGAAAAGCGTTGGGTATTTAAACATGTTCCTCCGGCTCAAAACATTGAGTCTTTATCACAGGCGATTAATATCAACGCTTCTCTCTCTTCTCTACTGATTCAAAGAGGGATCAATACATTTGAAGAAGCCAGAGATTTTTTCAGACCTTCATTAGAAAATTTACATGATCCATATCTTATGAAAGATATGGATAAAGCTGTTTCCAGGCTGTGTGAGGCCATGGACAATGAAGAAAAAATCCTTATATACGGAGACTATGATGTCGATGGTACTACTTCTGTCACACTGGTTTACGGCTTTCTAAGCAACTATTACGAAAACCTCGAATTTTATATTCCCGACAGATACAAAGAAGGTTATGGCATTTCAAAAACCGGTATCGATTGGGCTCAGGAAAATGGCTTTTCTCTTATTATCAGTCTTGACTGCGGCATCAAGTCATCAAATGAAATAGCTTATGCTACAGAGCAAGGAATAGATTTCATAGTATGTGATCACCACAAGCCCGGCGATATTATCCCTATCGCCTGTGCTGTCCTTGACCCCAAAAGATCAGACTGCGATTATCCATATAAAGAACTTTCTGGTTGTGGCGTTGGCTTTAAATTGATGCAGGCATTGTGTATTGACCTTGGTCTGGAAGAAGAAGTACTCTTTAGCTTTCTTGACTTAGTTGCTGTAAGTATAGCTTCAGATATAGTGCCTATTACCGGTGAAAACAGGATATTAACCTACCATGGTTTGAAGGTGTTAAATGAGTCGCCTCGTCCCGGAATGAAAGCGCTCATTGACATATCAGGCGTATCAAAAGAACTTACGATCAATAATATTGTCTTCGGGGTTGGTCCCAGAATAAATGCTGCAGGAAGAATTGCACATGCCAAACATGCAGTTCACCTGCTTATTGCCAAAGACCAGGATGAAGCAGATCTACTGGCTGAAAAGATAAACGAAAAGAATAAAGTAAGAAAGGATTTTGACCTGAACATCACTGACGAAGCTATTCGAATGATTCAGGACAAAGTGGCTTTGGATTCAAAATCAACTGTCCTTTTCAAAAACGACTGGCATAAAGGGGTTATAGGGATTGTGGCTTCCCGATGCATTGAGAAGTATTACAGACCTACTATTATTCTTACTGAAAACAATGGCATGGCTACAGGCTCTGCAAGATCTGTAGACGGATTTGATGTATATGAAGCAATAGCAAAGTGCTCTGATCTGCTTGAACAGTTTGGAGGACATACTTATGCCGCCGGACTTACTATGAAGCTTGAAAATATCAAAGCTTTCCAGGAAAAATTCGAGCAGGTTGTTTCTTGCGATATTCGGCAAGAGGATTTAATACCCAAATTGGATATTGATCTTAAAATTGAATTGTCACAGATTAATCAGAAGTTTTATAACATTCTGAAGCAATTAGCTCCATTCGGGCCAGGAAACATGGATCCCGTATTTCTTTCTGAGAATGTCAGAGATGATGGTTCCGCAAGATTGTTGAAAGACCAGCACCTGAAATTGAGAATTTCCCAGGATGGCTTTAATCCCATTGAGGCGATCGGATTTAATATGGTAGAACCATTTAAAAGAATTTCAAAAGGAGAGCCATTTAATATTTGTTACCATATTTATGAAAATGAATTTAATGGTAAAAAAACTTTGCAATTATTCATAAAGGATATAAAATTTGTCAATAATTAA
- a CDS encoding DUF2130 domain-containing protein, producing MENKITCPKCAHHFNVEEALASHIEEKLKQDFEKIQKQKEAELAEKENKLRAYQAKLIKEREDQESQMKKTLILEKQKIEEQLKGKVKEDFEMQLKTMQEEIEERKKENRELKTKELDLLKKEKELKEKSDELELELEKKLLNKTKEMEDQLKSKVKEDFELQLKNLQEEVDERKKENRELKTKELELLKKEKELNDKKEELELEMEKRFLNKAKDMEDDIRKRMDENNQLKIKEKDMQLDSLRKQIDEMKRKAEQGSMQLQGEAQEVVLEGMLREVFPFDLVEEVGKGVRGADVIHTVRNSSGKDCGKIIYESKRTKAFSEGWIEKLKGDLRGQKADLAVLVTETMPKDMEKFGLRDGVWVCSFNEVKGVAMILRDTLIKLTEVKLSQENKGDKMQMLYDYLTGNEFRQQMEAIVEGFSSMQEALAKEKLVTQKLWKEREKQLEKVLHNTVDMYGSIKGIAGKAVGDIKYLETPDLLEEGE from the coding sequence GTGGAAAATAAAATTACCTGCCCCAAATGCGCTCATCATTTCAATGTAGAAGAAGCGCTTGCCAGCCATATAGAGGAAAAATTAAAACAGGATTTTGAGAAAATCCAGAAACAGAAAGAAGCTGAACTCGCTGAAAAAGAAAACAAACTCCGTGCTTATCAGGCCAAACTGATTAAAGAACGGGAAGATCAGGAATCTCAGATGAAAAAAACACTGATTCTGGAAAAGCAGAAAATTGAGGAACAGCTCAAAGGCAAAGTGAAAGAAGATTTTGAAATGCAGCTCAAAACAATGCAGGAAGAAATTGAGGAACGCAAAAAGGAAAACCGCGAGCTGAAAACGAAGGAGCTTGATCTTTTGAAAAAAGAAAAAGAACTGAAGGAGAAAAGTGATGAACTTGAACTGGAGCTGGAAAAAAAACTTCTGAACAAAACCAAAGAAATGGAAGATCAGCTCAAAAGCAAAGTCAAAGAGGACTTTGAGCTTCAACTAAAAAATTTACAGGAAGAAGTTGATGAGCGGAAAAAAGAAAACCGCGAGCTTAAAACTAAAGAGCTTGAGCTTCTAAAAAAAGAAAAGGAGCTGAATGATAAAAAGGAAGAACTTGAGCTGGAAATGGAGAAAAGGTTTCTCAATAAGGCCAAGGATATGGAGGACGACATTCGCAAACGAATGGACGAAAACAATCAACTGAAGATCAAAGAAAAGGACATGCAGCTGGATTCTTTGAGGAAACAGATTGATGAGATGAAAAGAAAAGCAGAACAAGGCTCTATGCAGTTGCAAGGTGAAGCCCAGGAAGTTGTACTTGAAGGAATGCTCAGAGAAGTTTTCCCATTTGACCTGGTAGAAGAAGTAGGAAAAGGGGTAAGAGGAGCCGATGTGATTCACACTGTAAGGAACTCTTCCGGAAAAGATTGCGGAAAAATCATCTATGAAAGCAAGCGTACCAAGGCTTTCAGCGAAGGTTGGATTGAAAAACTGAAAGGAGATCTTCGGGGGCAAAAAGCTGACCTTGCTGTCCTTGTAACTGAAACCATGCCTAAAGACATGGAAAAGTTTGGTCTTCGCGATGGTGTTTGGGTTTGCTCTTTCAATGAAGTGAAAGGTGTTGCCATGATTCTCAGAGATACCCTTATTAAATTGACTGAAGTAAAATTATCACAGGAAAACAAGGGGGATAAAATGCAAATGCTGTATGACTATCTGACCGGTAACGAATTCCGGCAGCAGATGGAAGCAATTGTTGAAGGCTTTTCTTCCATGCAGGAAGCTCTAGCAAAAGAAAAACTTGTCACCCAAAAACTCTGGAAAGAACGTGAAAAACAACTGGAAAAAGTCCTTCACAATACAGTAGATATGTATGGGTCAATTAAAGGAATAGCGGGCAAAGCCGTTGGAGATATCAAATATCTTGAGACTCCTGACTTGCTGGAAGAAGGCGAATAA
- a CDS encoding SPOR domain-containing protein codes for MKKSAHVFGLLMFLAVSAGFAQSDKETEKEWAKKLKSLTPMEYKKLIEEKDALSAQASQSASLKSEVDAKNAEIEQLKKSLQSGGAGSVKSKTVPGVTFKVQVGSFRNKDLSKYFDNNPNFSGEVDSDGIKKYTLGNFADYWEANTFKKALRDMGVKDAWIVAYKNGERVPIKDVLEGVL; via the coding sequence ATGAAAAAGAGCGCTCATGTGTTCGGATTGTTAATGTTTCTGGCAGTTTCTGCCGGATTTGCCCAATCTGATAAGGAAACTGAAAAAGAATGGGCTAAAAAACTGAAATCTCTTACTCCGATGGAGTATAAGAAGCTTATTGAAGAAAAAGATGCTTTATCAGCTCAAGCTTCCCAATCAGCCAGTTTAAAATCTGAGGTGGATGCCAAAAATGCAGAAATAGAGCAACTTAAAAAAAGTCTTCAATCAGGAGGAGCTGGCAGTGTTAAATCCAAAACCGTACCTGGCGTTACTTTTAAAGTGCAGGTAGGCTCTTTCAGAAACAAAGACCTGTCAAAATATTTTGACAATAATCCAAACTTCAGTGGCGAAGTAGATAGTGATGGCATAAAGAAGTACACATTGGGCAATTTTGCTGACTATTGGGAGGCAAATACATTTAAAAAAGCACTCAGGGACATGGGTGTAAAAGATGCCTGGATCGTCGCTTATAAAAATGGCGAAAGAGTACCGATTAAAGATGTGCTTGAAGGTGTATTATAA